Proteins encoded within one genomic window of Ascaphus truei isolate aAscTru1 chromosome 8, aAscTru1.hap1, whole genome shotgun sequence:
- the TM6SF2 gene encoding transmembrane 6 superfamily member 2, with product MNLPEPAGAFLLSLSAIPISYVVNSLSAVSDPVSVAGIGALVLLGLLAVLFFLVQGNPPHDPLFYVFVIFSFTSVIDLIIWLEEDGYISGFMEFYMKEGEPYLRTAYGLMICLWDGTVHYFLYLAMLAAIARRKNYKTLGLFWLGSLIMSLLVFLPGNMIGKYGTEIRPAFFLNIPYLLLPIWAGVRIFREHRTVPKIPAEQVEDAHMKGIFQRPLDVALILYLAGAITFTLFRGLLVLDCPSDSCFNYIYQYEPYLRDPVAYPKVQMLVYMFYLLPFLCLCIFGLLHPGCSWMLDWTVVFAGAVAQAQFSHMGSSLYHRTPYTYRVPHDTWWAFVIANTLYTLGPQLLAYRCLHSPAYFLQVTPNSLENGKKQD from the exons ATGAATCTCCCGGAGCCCGCTGGGGcgttcctgctctctctctctgctattcccaTATCCTATGTTGTGaattctctgtctgctgtgtctga tCCTGTCTCTGTAGCGGGTATCGGTGCCTTAGTGCTGCTCGGTTTGCTGGCTGTGTTGTTTTTCCTTGTCCAAGGAAATCCTCCCCATGATCCTCTGTTCTACG TGTTCGTAATCTTCTCCTTCACGAGTGTCATTGACCTGATAATCTGGCTGGAGGAGGATGGATATATCAGCGGGTTTATGGAGTTCTACATGAAAGAG GGGGAGCCGTACCTCCGCACTGCATATGGGCTAATGATCTGCCTATGGGATGGGACTGTACATTACTTTCTCTACCTCGCTATGCTGGCAGCTATCGCTCGTAG AAAGAATTATAAGACATTGGGTCTCTTCTGGCTGGGATCCCTCATAATGAGCTTGCTGGTGTTTCTCCCTGGGAATATGATTG GCAAGTACGGCACAGAAATCCGTCCCGCCTTCTTCCTTAATATTCCCTACCTGCTGCTCCCCATCTGGGCTGGGGTGAGGATTTTCCGTGAGCATCGCACAGTTCCCAAAATCCCAGCGGAACAG GTGGAGGACGCCCATATGAAGGGGATCTTCCAACGTCCCCTGGATGTGGCTCTGATTTTGTATCTCGCTGGTGCCATCACATTCACACTCTTCAGAGGCCTG CTGGTCTTGGACTGtccttctgattcctgctttaaCTACATATACCAGTATGAGCCTTACCTGAGGGACCCTGTGGCTTATCCCAAAGTCCAG ATGTTGGTTTATATGTTCTACCTGCTGCCATTTCTCTGCCTGTGCATCTTCGGCCTGCTGCACCCCGGCTGCTCCTGGATGCTGGATTGGACCGTGGTATTTGCTGGGGCTGTGGCACAG GCTCAATTTTCTCACATGGGATCTTCCCTCTATCATCGGACCCCTTACACTTACCGCGTTCCCCACGATACATGGTGGGCCTTTGTTATCGCCAACACCCTGTACACCCTGGGACCCCAGCTCTTGGCTTACCGCTGCCTGCACAGTCCTGCCTACTTCCTGCAGGTGACACCCAACTCCCTGGAGAATGGCAAGAAGCAGGATTAG